In one Mucilaginibacter ginsenosidivorax genomic region, the following are encoded:
- a CDS encoding alpha-galactosidase yields MNKLILFIFLVFFDGCAVLNAQTNRQIIIATKNVNLVFVVGSNIKLYQAYLGKRFLNQADNHLLPNSKHEAYIAGGMEDQLQPAIRLIHSDGNPSLELKYLNSTTKSVDENTVETEILLQDPKYPVKVVLHYQAFNKEDIIISWAEIKNDEKGEITLENYASSMLHFEANDYWLTQFHGDWASEMKMQESKLTSGVKEIDSKLGTRADMYQTPAFFLALNKPADETSGELIAGTLAWTGNFQFHFEIDERNALRVISGINPYASAYKVKKGETFKTPAFVFTYSTTGKGQASRNLHQWARNYGVLDGNKPRLTLLNNWEATHVNFDEKELVGLFDDATKLGVDLFLLDDGWFGNKYPRDNDKAGLGDWQENRAKLPNGIGYLVKQAEAKGLKFGIWLEPEMVNPKSELYEQHPDWILKLPNRDENYQRNQLVLDLTNPKVADYAYHTVIDMLTKNPGLAYIKWDCNRSMSNVWSPYLKDRQSALFVDYTLSLYKILDRIRQKYPHLPIMLCSGGGGRTDYGALKYFTEFWPSDDTDPLERVYIQWGYSNFFPALTISSHVTSWGKQSIKFRTDVAMMGKLGYDIKVSKMTDEELQFSKQAVKNYGRLSNTIWFGNLYRIISPYDENRMVAMYVNAEKSKAVLFNYNLNTRYKEVFNRVRLQGLDDQKLYKVEETNLMPGATSNLAENGRVFSGDYLMTMGLNLTPGKLIPLTSMVIEINAEN; encoded by the coding sequence ATGAATAAATTGATACTTTTCATTTTCCTGGTCTTTTTCGACGGCTGTGCCGTTTTAAACGCCCAAACAAATAGGCAAATAATTATCGCGACAAAAAATGTAAATTTGGTGTTTGTTGTGGGTAGTAATATCAAGTTGTACCAGGCATACCTGGGCAAACGTTTTTTAAACCAGGCAGATAATCACTTACTTCCGAATAGTAAACATGAGGCCTATATTGCCGGGGGAATGGAAGACCAGCTGCAACCTGCCATCCGCTTAATTCACAGTGATGGTAATCCATCACTCGAACTAAAATATCTAAACAGTACCACAAAAAGTGTGGATGAAAATACCGTTGAAACCGAGATATTATTGCAGGATCCCAAATATCCGGTCAAGGTAGTACTGCATTACCAGGCGTTTAATAAAGAGGATATCATAATATCATGGGCCGAAATTAAAAATGATGAAAAAGGCGAAATAACCTTAGAAAATTATGCCTCGTCAATGCTTCATTTTGAGGCTAATGATTATTGGCTTACGCAGTTTCACGGCGATTGGGCTTCTGAAATGAAAATGCAGGAAAGTAAGCTTACAAGCGGCGTAAAAGAGATTGACAGTAAATTGGGCACCCGTGCCGATATGTACCAAACCCCGGCATTTTTCCTCGCACTTAATAAACCGGCAGATGAAACAAGCGGGGAGTTAATTGCAGGCACCTTGGCCTGGACAGGAAATTTTCAATTTCATTTTGAAATAGACGAACGTAACGCGTTACGGGTAATATCGGGCATTAATCCTTATGCATCTGCCTATAAGGTAAAAAAAGGCGAAACTTTTAAAACCCCCGCATTTGTCTTTACTTACTCAACTACAGGAAAGGGACAGGCGAGCAGGAATTTGCATCAGTGGGCGCGCAATTATGGTGTGCTGGATGGTAATAAACCGCGCCTCACCCTGTTAAACAACTGGGAGGCCACACATGTTAATTTTGACGAAAAAGAACTGGTGGGCTTATTTGACGATGCTACAAAACTGGGTGTTGATTTGTTTTTGCTTGACGATGGATGGTTCGGAAATAAATATCCCCGCGATAACGACAAAGCCGGATTAGGAGATTGGCAGGAGAACAGGGCAAAACTACCAAACGGGATAGGCTATTTGGTTAAACAAGCTGAAGCTAAAGGATTAAAATTTGGCATCTGGCTTGAACCGGAAATGGTAAATCCTAAAAGTGAATTATATGAGCAGCATCCGGATTGGATTTTAAAATTACCTAACCGGGATGAAAATTATCAGCGCAACCAGTTAGTATTGGATCTTACAAATCCTAAAGTAGCCGACTATGCATACCATACCGTGATTGATATGCTTACCAAAAATCCTGGCCTGGCTTATATTAAATGGGATTGCAACCGAAGTATGAGTAATGTATGGTCCCCGTATTTGAAGGATAGGCAGTCGGCTCTGTTTGTTGATTATACTTTAAGCCTTTATAAAATCTTAGATCGTATAAGGCAAAAATACCCGCATTTGCCAATTATGTTGTGTTCAGGAGGCGGGGGGCGTACCGATTATGGGGCTTTAAAATACTTCACCGAGTTTTGGCCCAGTGATGATACTGACCCTTTGGAGCGTGTGTATATACAATGGGGGTATAGTAATTTTTTCCCGGCCTTAACCATCTCAAGCCACGTTACATCCTGGGGAAAACAATCTATCAAATTCCGCACAGATGTTGCCATGATGGGTAAGCTGGGGTATGATATTAAAGTAAGCAAAATGACCGATGAGGAATTGCAGTTTAGCAAACAGGCTGTTAAAAACTATGGCCGGTTAAGCAATACAATCTGGTTTGGCAATCTGTACCGTATTATCTCTCCCTACGATGAAAACCGTATGGTGGCTATGTATGTAAATGCAGAAAAGTCAAAGGCGGTTTTGTTTAATTACAACCTTAACACAAGGTATAAGGAAGTATTTAACAGGGTGCGGTTACAGGGGTTAGACGATCAAAAACTATATAAGGTGGAAGAAACCAACCTTATGCCGGGTGCCACGTCAAACCTTGCTGAAAACGGCCGTGTTTTTAGCGGTGATTATTTGATGACTATGGGGCTTAATTTAACCCCGGGAAAATTAATACCGTTAACCAGTATGGTAATAGAGATAAATGCAGAGAATTGA
- a CDS encoding AraC family transcriptional regulator produces MRPQLLKVSSGPARSFSVRQDLVPSINNKWHYHPEVELLHFEKGSGTQFIGDNIRPFNAGDIVLVGAYLPHYWRFDDIYFSLDKNAGVDIRVAHFCENFWGNDFLQLPENKSIKTVLEKARRGIQITGKVKKQVAEIMQRLLAAEGAKRILLLIEVLNTIAEGDHTNCLSSIGFSPNVEESRNDGINIIYEYSLANFKNKIPIDELAELAGISPNSFCRYFKARTQKTYSKFLLEIKVGHACKLLIENRLPLKQLCYESGFNNFANFHKYFKQITGKSPLNYQREFIQVKSKVSYE; encoded by the coding sequence ATGAGACCACAATTGCTAAAAGTATCATCCGGTCCTGCACGGTCCTTCAGTGTACGGCAGGATCTGGTTCCTTCTATTAATAATAAATGGCACTATCATCCCGAAGTAGAGTTGCTCCACTTTGAAAAAGGTAGCGGAACTCAATTTATAGGTGATAACATCCGGCCGTTTAACGCCGGCGATATTGTTTTGGTAGGGGCATACTTACCGCATTACTGGCGTTTTGATGATATCTATTTTTCGCTGGATAAAAATGCCGGGGTTGACATAAGGGTTGCCCATTTTTGCGAGAATTTTTGGGGGAATGATTTTTTACAGTTGCCAGAGAACAAGAGCATAAAAACCGTGCTGGAAAAAGCCCGGCGTGGCATTCAAATTACCGGTAAAGTAAAAAAACAAGTTGCCGAAATTATGCAGAGACTGCTGGCTGCCGAAGGCGCAAAACGAATATTGTTATTAATAGAGGTGTTAAATACAATTGCCGAAGGCGACCACACCAATTGTTTATCATCAATTGGCTTTAGCCCGAATGTTGAGGAATCACGCAACGATGGTATTAATATAATTTATGAGTACTCGCTGGCAAACTTCAAAAACAAAATACCAATTGATGAGCTGGCCGAACTGGCCGGCATTAGCCCCAACTCGTTTTGCAGGTATTTTAAAGCCCGTACACAAAAAACCTATTCTAAATTTTTACTGGAGATAAAAGTTGGCCATGCCTGTAAACTACTTATTGAAAACAGGCTGCCGTTAAAGCAGCTGTGTTACGAAAGCGGTTTCAACAACTTTGCAAACTTTCATAAATACTTTAAACAGATTACCGGCAAAAGCCCTTTGAACTATCAACGGGAGTTTATCCAGGTAAAATCAAAGGTTTCATATGAATAA
- a CDS encoding alpha-L-fucosidase: MKKPFIACLLLLFFTHAVFAQKELSRDERMKWWREARFGMFIHWGDYAGLAGMYKGYEVGHGGEWIMNRAKIPVAEYQQFAQKFNPVKYDPDAWVKLAKEAGMKYIVITAKHHDGFAMFKSKASKWNIADATPYGKDVLKPLAAACRKYGIKLGFYYSQAQDWNNPGGAAARKVSSEGWPNPDSARIDAYTKENSGHWDPIQTSGTMAQYIDKVAVPQVKELLTNYGDVAVIWWDTPTAMTDEFAQKLQDLLKLQPNIITNDRLKRPNFAGDYKTPEQKIPNLSELDGKDWETCMTMNGTWGYKSYDHKWKTPETLIHNLIDIASKGGNYLLNVGPTAEGELPQESITTLKKMGEWMKVNSEAIYATKASPLQPLNWGRCTMKPDGKNTILYFSVFNWPIDGKLTIPGLKNEVISAIMLNGGSNLKTGLSNDGITINVADKATDSIASVIKVEVKGLIDTQAAKPAEKMKTGALD, encoded by the coding sequence ATGAAAAAACCTTTTATAGCCTGTTTGCTATTGCTATTTTTTACGCACGCTGTTTTTGCTCAGAAAGAACTTAGCCGCGACGAACGGATGAAATGGTGGCGCGAAGCCCGTTTCGGGATGTTTATTCATTGGGGCGATTATGCCGGATTGGCGGGTATGTATAAGGGATATGAAGTGGGGCATGGCGGAGAGTGGATCATGAACAGGGCTAAAATTCCGGTGGCCGAATATCAGCAGTTTGCTCAAAAGTTTAATCCTGTAAAATATGACCCCGATGCCTGGGTGAAGCTGGCCAAAGAAGCAGGCATGAAATATATTGTTATAACTGCAAAACATCACGATGGCTTTGCCATGTTTAAATCAAAAGCCAGCAAATGGAATATCGCCGATGCTACTCCTTACGGCAAAGATGTTTTAAAGCCTCTGGCTGCAGCGTGCCGTAAGTATGGTATAAAACTGGGTTTTTATTATTCGCAGGCCCAGGACTGGAATAATCCCGGTGGGGCAGCGGCACGTAAAGTGAGCAGCGAAGGCTGGCCAAACCCCGATTCGGCCAGGATTGATGCCTATACTAAAGAAAACAGCGGTCATTGGGACCCCATACAAACTTCAGGCACCATGGCTCAGTATATTGATAAGGTAGCTGTACCACAGGTAAAAGAACTGCTTACCAACTATGGCGATGTTGCGGTAATTTGGTGGGACACACCTACCGCCATGACGGATGAGTTTGCGCAGAAGCTGCAGGACTTGTTAAAATTACAGCCCAATATAATAACCAACGACCGCCTGAAACGGCCAAATTTTGCAGGTGATTATAAAACCCCGGAACAAAAAATTCCAAACCTTAGCGAGCTTGATGGAAAGGATTGGGAAACCTGCATGACCATGAATGGTACCTGGGGTTATAAAAGTTATGACCATAAATGGAAAACCCCCGAAACATTGATCCATAACCTGATTGATATAGCTTCAAAAGGAGGAAATTACCTGTTAAATGTTGGCCCTACTGCCGAAGGCGAGCTTCCGCAGGAAAGTATAACCACTTTAAAAAAGATGGGCGAATGGATGAAAGTAAACAGCGAAGCTATTTACGCTACCAAGGCAAGCCCGTTGCAGCCGCTAAACTGGGGGCGTTGTACAATGAAGCCTGATGGTAAAAATACTATCCTGTATTTTTCTGTATTTAACTGGCCTATAGATGGGAAACTGACCATTCCCGGATTGAAAAATGAAGTTATTAGCGCCATAATGCTTAACGGTGGCAGCAATTTAAAAACAGGTTTAAGTAATGACGGCATCACTATAAATGTAGCCGATAAAGCCACAGATAGCATTGCCTCAGTAATTAAGGTGGAAGTAAAAGGGCTTATAGATACCCAGGCAGCAAAGCCTGCTGAAAAAATGAAAACAGGTGCGCTGGATTAA
- a CDS encoding glycoside hydrolase family 88 protein, giving the protein MKVKHLFLLALLNGTVFPLFAQNSTAKGFIFAQHQTRLLLNETEKAKKTAANPGLLSPRTLNPAGDVVIVAPKDWCSGFFAGNLWFLFEHTGDKFWKEQATPYTATMETEKNDGGTHDMGFKVYNSVGNAYRLTHNAEYKEVIIQSAKTLITRFNPVVGCLKSWDNRKDWKFPVIIDNMMNLELLFEATKLSGDSSFYKVAVAHANTTMKNHFRPNYSSFHVIDYDPQTGQVLHKQTHQGFADSSSWARGQAWGLYGYTMCYRETGNKIYLQHAEKIARFIFTNPTMPADLVPYWDYDAAKLPGQPRDASAAAIAASALYELSTYSKNARSYKNTADKIMNSLSKFYQAEPDSAKGFLLLHSTGHKPAKSEIDVPIIYADYYYMEALLRQKRLTDKKPVINVEGLLKN; this is encoded by the coding sequence ATGAAAGTTAAACATCTATTTCTGCTGGCTTTGTTAAACGGAACAGTGTTCCCTCTTTTTGCGCAAAATAGCACTGCTAAAGGCTTTATTTTCGCGCAACATCAAACCAGGTTATTGCTTAATGAAACAGAAAAAGCAAAAAAAACAGCTGCTAACCCAGGCCTTTTATCACCGCGCACATTAAACCCCGCGGGCGATGTGGTAATTGTAGCTCCTAAAGATTGGTGTAGCGGTTTCTTTGCGGGCAACCTTTGGTTCCTATTTGAGCACACCGGTGATAAATTCTGGAAAGAACAGGCCACTCCTTATACAGCTACTATGGAAACTGAAAAAAACGATGGAGGGACACATGATATGGGCTTTAAAGTTTACAATAGTGTGGGTAATGCCTATCGCCTTACGCACAATGCGGAGTATAAGGAGGTTATCATTCAATCGGCCAAAACGTTAATAACCCGTTTTAATCCGGTGGTCGGCTGTCTTAAATCATGGGATAACCGTAAAGACTGGAAGTTTCCTGTCATCATAGATAATATGATGAACCTCGAACTGCTGTTTGAAGCAACCAAATTAAGTGGCGATTCCAGTTTTTACAAAGTAGCTGTAGCGCACGCCAATACTACCATGAAAAATCATTTTAGGCCCAATTACAGTTCGTTCCATGTGATTGACTATGACCCGCAGACCGGGCAGGTACTCCATAAACAAACTCACCAGGGTTTTGCCGATAGCTCATCCTGGGCCAGGGGACAAGCTTGGGGATTATATGGCTATACCATGTGCTACCGGGAAACAGGAAATAAAATATACCTTCAACATGCAGAAAAAATTGCCAGGTTTATTTTCACCAACCCAACAATGCCTGCCGACCTTGTTCCTTACTGGGATTATGACGCTGCAAAATTACCCGGCCAGCCCCGTGATGCATCGGCCGCAGCAATTGCGGCGTCTGCCTTATATGAGTTAAGCACCTATAGCAAAAATGCTCGGTCATATAAAAATACAGCAGATAAAATAATGAATAGCCTGAGCAAATTTTACCAGGCGGAGCCCGATAGCGCTAAAGGTTTTTTACTACTTCACAGCACCGGTCATAAACCGGCCAAAAGCGAGATAGATGTACCAATTATTTACGCTGATTATTATTACATGGAAGCATTGTTACGCCAAAAACGACTAACCGACAAAAAGCCTGTTATTAACGTGGAGGGGCTTTTAAAGAACTAA
- a CDS encoding cupin domain-containing protein has translation MIQSNLFQYGDEVEWQQAGAGVLRQVLGFDDKLMLVKVKFSKGSRGTLHSHAHSQVSYVESGVFEMTMGDTIKIISKGDGYYVPPFTVHGCVCLEEGMLVDAFSPARWDFITLDGKNYVL, from the coding sequence ATGATACAAAGTAATTTATTTCAGTACGGCGATGAGGTTGAATGGCAACAGGCCGGAGCAGGAGTTTTACGCCAGGTTTTAGGATTTGATGATAAACTTATGCTTGTAAAGGTAAAATTCAGCAAAGGCAGCCGGGGTACTTTGCACAGCCACGCACATTCGCAGGTGAGCTATGTAGAAAGTGGTGTTTTTGAAATGACCATGGGCGATACCATCAAAATTATTAGCAAAGGTGATGGTTACTATGTTCCTCCGTTTACCGTTCACGGCTGCGTTTGTTTAGAAGAAGGTATGCTGGTTGATGCTTTTAGCCCCGCGCGATGGGACTTTATTACGCTCGATGGCAAAAATTACGTTTTATAA
- a CDS encoding alginate lyase family protein, whose amino-acid sequence MKKILCGLGWIAMMLPAKAQLISLNDKELIVMRKTIHIDANDSSCYNKVFEPYLTAAKQALSQSPNPIKEILSQGLLEGDPKKTASLKAVEDAYKAYALAIVYKYNSNNNYLNKATEYLLAWAKTNMATGDPINETKLEDMVTAYDLVRNNIQLTNRVIIDKWMQSIADAEVNSDSAKPGKGTAINNWNSHRIKMITLITYTLHNHQYDSLITNELEKQLAVNLNPDGTTHDLLERDAFHYHIYDLEPLLTTCIAIYRATGKNYFTFKTANGASIKKSVDYMIPYMTGEKTHPEFANSKVSFDQKRAKNNEKGYIPGTLFNPQNGLQVFALASFFDESYLSVIARVASDGSKFFNWRMAINDFTGNSK is encoded by the coding sequence ATGAAGAAAATATTATGTGGTTTAGGTTGGATAGCAATGATGTTGCCGGCAAAAGCACAATTGATAAGCTTAAATGATAAAGAGTTGATTGTAATGCGTAAAACTATACATATTGATGCAAACGACTCATCATGTTATAACAAGGTTTTTGAACCGTACCTGACGGCCGCAAAACAGGCACTTAGCCAATCGCCAAATCCTATAAAGGAAATATTATCGCAGGGATTATTGGAAGGCGACCCCAAAAAAACAGCAAGCCTAAAGGCCGTTGAGGATGCCTATAAAGCATATGCATTGGCAATTGTCTATAAATATAATAGTAACAATAACTATTTGAATAAAGCTACCGAATACCTGCTTGCCTGGGCAAAAACCAACATGGCCACGGGCGATCCAATTAATGAAACAAAGTTGGAGGATATGGTTACAGCTTATGACCTGGTTAGGAATAATATACAATTGACCAATAGGGTAATAATTGATAAATGGATGCAAAGTATTGCCGATGCCGAGGTAAACAGTGATTCGGCAAAGCCCGGTAAAGGCACCGCGATAAACAACTGGAATTCGCACCGTATCAAAATGATCACACTTATTACCTATACTTTGCACAATCATCAGTACGATAGCCTCATCACCAATGAACTGGAAAAACAACTGGCCGTTAATTTAAATCCCGACGGAACTACTCATGACCTCCTGGAAAGAGATGCTTTTCATTACCACATTTATGACCTTGAACCGCTGCTAACTACCTGTATTGCCATTTACAGAGCTACTGGCAAAAACTATTTTACCTTTAAAACTGCCAATGGAGCCTCTATCAAAAAATCGGTCGATTACATGATACCATATATGACAGGTGAAAAAACACATCCCGAATTTGCGAATAGTAAAGTGTCATTTGATCAGAAACGCGCTAAAAATAATGAGAAAGGCTATATTCCCGGCACGTTGTTTAACCCTCAAAACGGTTTACAGGTATTTGCATTAGCTTCATTTTTTGATGAAAGTTACCTGTCCGTTATCGCCAGGGTCGCCAGCGATGGGAGTAAATTTTTCAACTGGCGCATGGCCATTAATGATTTCACAGGGAATAGTAAATAA
- the fbp gene encoding class 1 fructose-bisphosphatase codes for MSIVKTLGQFIIERQKDFPFAKGELSRLLRDLGIAAKIVNRAINKAGLIDILGEAGSTNVQGEHQKKLDLYANEQFIAALQCGGECCIVISEENDEYIYIDSEVSKDAKYIVALDPLDGSSNIDVNVGVGTIFSIYRRKSLTGHATLNDALQKGTEQVASGYIIYGSSTMLVYTTGKGVNGFTLDPSIGEFCLSHPDLKIPNSGNIYSINEGNYNYFPDGVKKYIKYCQVEDKLTNRPYTSRYTGSMVADLHRTLIKGGVFIYPPTSGANKGKLRLVYECNPMAFIVEQAGGRASNGYNRILDIEVEELHQRSAIFIGSTDMVKKAEEFMLSFSPQTFKKSFEGKISIQ; via the coding sequence ATGAGCATTGTTAAAACATTAGGTCAGTTTATAATTGAAAGGCAAAAAGACTTTCCATTTGCCAAAGGGGAGTTGTCAAGGCTACTCCGGGATTTAGGTATCGCCGCAAAAATTGTTAACAGGGCTATTAATAAGGCAGGGCTTATTGATATTTTGGGCGAAGCCGGCTCCACCAATGTACAGGGTGAACATCAAAAGAAATTAGACCTTTACGCCAATGAGCAATTTATCGCGGCCCTGCAATGCGGAGGTGAGTGCTGCATAGTTATTTCAGAAGAAAACGATGAATACATTTACATTGATTCTGAAGTATCAAAGGATGCAAAATATATTGTGGCGCTTGACCCATTGGATGGCTCATCTAATATTGATGTCAATGTAGGAGTTGGAACAATTTTTTCTATATATCGACGAAAATCGCTAACCGGACATGCTACACTCAACGATGCACTTCAAAAAGGAACAGAACAGGTTGCTTCTGGCTATATTATTTATGGGTCATCCACAATGCTTGTTTATACCACCGGAAAAGGGGTAAATGGTTTTACACTTGATCCGTCGATTGGCGAGTTTTGTTTATCTCACCCAGATTTGAAAATACCAAATTCCGGAAATATTTATTCTATAAATGAAGGGAATTATAATTACTTCCCTGATGGAGTAAAAAAGTATATAAAATATTGCCAGGTAGAAGATAAGCTAACCAACAGGCCCTACACTTCAAGATATACAGGATCAATGGTAGCCGATTTGCACCGGACCTTAATAAAAGGCGGTGTTTTTATTTATCCTCCTACTTCGGGCGCTAACAAAGGTAAACTACGATTAGTATACGAATGTAATCCGATGGCATTTATTGTTGAACAGGCTGGTGGACGCGCCTCTAACGGTTACAACAGAATACTTGATATTGAAGTAGAAGAACTTCACCAGCGATCAGCTATTTTTATTGGCTCTACCGATATGGTTAAGAAAGCAGAAGAATTTATGCTTTCCTTTTCGCCTCAAACCTTCAAAAAGTCTTTCGAAGGAAAAATTTCTATTCAATGA
- a CDS encoding adenylyl-sulfate kinase, with protein MPLSGAGKTTIAGLLKEKLTDEDFFAIVLDGDTMRETINKYLGFSTEDRLENVPSDLNSPDAGIKQYSSHLPAHYSITHSPTNEAAS; from the coding sequence ATACCCCTGTCTGGTGCCGGCAAAACAACCATTGCCGGGCTATTGAAGGAGAAACTGACGGATGAAGACTTCTTCGCCATTGTTCTTGACGGCGATACGATGCGGGAGACCATCAATAAGTACCTGGGGTTTAGCACGGAAGACAGACTGGAAAATGTGCCGAGTGACCTTAATAGCCCAGATGCTGGCATAAAACAATATAGTAGCCATTTGCCCGCTCATTACTCCATTACCCATTCACCAACAAACGAGGCCGCATCATAA
- a CDS encoding LacI family DNA-binding transcriptional regulator, translating to MKPHAVTIKDIAKELNISVATVSRALRDTYDVNQETRQLVLNKALEMNYKPNYNAIGLVTNSSHNIGIVLPAVVNYYFSTVISGIQEVAYKNGYNIVLYVTNDSAERERDILHDISPGNIDGLLLCVSSESDQDEHFTKIINMGIPIVFFDRVASNIDTSKVMQDDFNGAYAAVDHLIKNGYKKIAHITGPPGLLFTERRMEGYLLALKEHNFPVKKEWIIHSGFTQNCGTADMMQLLKCKEKPDAVFAVNDRKAIGAMLTLKKKNIKIGKQIGIVGFTNDPMSEIISPTLTTVEEPAKEIGRRSCELLMKHIFKKYFIAEEVILPTKLIVRESTQRL from the coding sequence ATGAAGCCCCATGCTGTTACTATAAAAGATATCGCAAAAGAATTAAATATATCGGTTGCCACTGTTTCAAGGGCGTTAAGAGACACTTATGACGTCAATCAGGAAACAAGGCAACTGGTGCTGAATAAAGCCCTCGAAATGAATTATAAGCCTAATTATAATGCGATTGGCCTGGTAACAAATAGCTCTCATAACATTGGTATTGTTTTGCCGGCAGTTGTGAATTATTATTTCTCTACTGTTATTTCCGGCATCCAGGAAGTGGCCTATAAAAACGGATATAATATCGTGCTTTATGTAACTAATGATTCCGCCGAACGCGAAAGGGATATTCTACATGATATTTCGCCAGGGAATATTGACGGACTTTTACTTTGTGTATCATCCGAATCGGACCAGGACGAGCACTTTACCAAGATTATAAATATGGGAATACCCATCGTTTTTTTTGACAGGGTAGCATCCAATATAGATACATCAAAAGTAATGCAGGATGATTTTAACGGCGCATATGCAGCAGTAGATCATCTAATAAAAAATGGCTATAAAAAAATTGCACACATTACAGGCCCGCCAGGATTGTTGTTTACAGAAAGACGGATGGAAGGGTACCTTTTGGCATTAAAAGAACATAACTTTCCTGTTAAAAAAGAATGGATCATTCATTCTGGCTTCACCCAAAATTGCGGCACGGCAGATATGATGCAATTACTAAAGTGCAAAGAAAAACCAGATGCCGTTTTCGCCGTTAACGACAGAAAAGCGATTGGAGCAATGCTCACCCTTAAAAAAAAGAACATAAAAATAGGGAAGCAAATAGGTATTGTAGGGTTCACAAATGATCCGATGTCTGAAATTATTTCTCCTACCTTAACCACCGTAGAAGAACCCGCGAAGGAGATTGGCAGAAGGAGTTGTGAACTACTGATGAAGCATATTTTTAAAAAATATTTTATTGCCGAAGAAGTGATTCTGCCAACAAAACTCATCGTCAGAGAATCCACTCAACGATTGTGA